The DNA window TAACTGGGATGGTTTGATAATGTAGAATCTTTGTGTTGCCAAATTGTTTCAAGTTTAGAAGGGTGGATCCGACAGCACCCCAAGGGATATCACATACTGATATTTTCTTACTGTTGTCCCCCAATCTGTATCTTTGAATAACTCAGTTGAAGTTCTTTTGGCAGCTCCATATTTGGCATGTTCAGACCTGCACTTCAAATCCAATATATATTATAGAAACAGCTTCATTCTTTATCCAGCTCAAGTACTGAACTGAACAAAGCTGGGCTCCATTTAGCTTATGTGCTTTaaggcattttttaaaaaaaattagagtTAATTTGTGTTTGCTACAGTAAAGGGAATGAAAAGACATGCAATTAGGATTTTGCATTCTGATGCTTAATTACTTTTTAGACATTTCTAtaattgtctttaaaaaaaaaatgttgagtaTATTGGGCAGTAAGTGAAacacttctattaaaaaaaaaatgcattagaaAACAGAATGTCAGAGTACAAAAGTGTGAATATTTTTACAAGgttctgtattaaaaaaaaaaaaaaaaagttatgcttATTTAATTTACTTCTCTTTATTCGATTGATAAAGTCTTAAAATTTCAGATGCTAAGGAAGGAAACGGGagagaaaaatcaataaaaacctgAGAAAAACATGGCAATGCAGCCCAAATTAATTTGagttttccttcttcctcccaATTTTCATTCTCATACAATGCAGGGTTGAAACCTCAACACTTGAATTAGCTCAAAGTTGAAACTTGTAAGCAGTAATACAACTCCATGTTATCGTGTTTCCGTCATATGTGAATATATTTTTCTGTGAAGTCAGAATCCAGAAAGGTAGGCCAAACGACAGTAAAAACTATATGTACTGCTTATTAAACAATTACACCAGCATTCATTATATGCTATCCTTTAATCCTCAAATCCTGAAGGTATAACTGCTAACTTACCCTTCTTTACTTCCATCAGCTAACAGACCATCAGGAATTTCTACAAAGAGGCTCTGATTGGACAGCACTGCCTCCCACGAAGACACTTTCACATCTGTAACTTTGTAGTGAAAGTGGATAAGATGAGGTTTCCCATCATGCACTTGGAGATCCTGGGTAACAGTTAGCTTCTCGTCCTTAATAGTTTTAAAACAatagagaaaagaaaaataaagaatatgGTTATAAACACTGCCATTTTCTGCCatcattactaaaaatatcttaacAAAAGGAGTGACAAGGTTTTGCCTTTACCAGTTTTTAACACATGTAACCTCACTTATCACAGCTATCACCTAAATGCTAAGCTATCTTTTGAAAGTGTGTTGTATACATCTTCATCACTCATGTACATTTTAATACACAACAGGAAtgaagtgtaacatttctccctccctcctctccacgatatcatgtccaacaattctccctcttctcctctttccttcccactccacacacctatgtccaagaattttatttttctcttcccccacccaccagcatctctctttccctcccttcctaacccccagctcgtgcagcctctgtccttcccaacccccttccagcccatgcagcatctgttcttcttgctttcccaacccccctcccccttagcagcatgtccttccctcattcccaaccccagccctcCCCTCTCAACTGGATCCTATGGTTTGACCTGTCCCCAGTTCCTGACTCCTCTTCCTACCAGGAACCTCCTTGagtcccccacctaccacctccctgccgctgaaatttaaaatcttcgagCAGCCGATGGCACAACGAAGCCAGTCTCTTGCTGTTGGCCTGCCCCAAAAGTGTTTtttgcagcacttcctcttcccatgtaggcaggacgctgcagaaagaacacttctggggcagaCCGACAGCGGGAGGCTGGCTTCGTTGCACCGTTGGCTGCCCGATGGTAGGTGGGGGACTCAAGGAGGTTCCTAGAGAATGTTTCACTAAAGTGTAGTGTCAGGCGCACAGTCACTGCaggccacataaaacagccaggcgggctggattcagcccacgggccttgtgtttgacacatgtgccttAGATAAATAATCTGGTCCTTCCTGATAAAAATTCCTGAGGATCAGGCTACAGAAATTTAAACCAATTCCCGTAGCTCACAAGCAACTATTTCAAGGAATTTGGGTTTATCATATTTTTGTTCAAAAGCACATGAGCTGCAGGATCTATAGCCACTTTTACAATCTAgaataaaaactgttaaaatatttCTAGTTCCAAATTCTCCTTGGGTAGAGTCATCATATCTTCCTACTATAAAAGCAACTCAAATAATCAGACTGCATTACTGTCGAGTCTTGGGCACCCAAGGGCAGTCCATCAAGAACCCCCAAGCTCTGAGCAGAGTaatctactgtattttcacgcaaataacgcgcacccgtataaaacgcgcacacgggtatagcgcgcagaaatcacgatgatatgtacaaaaactttggtataccgcgcatgctgcccgacgctcctttcgcccgccctgactttccgtgcgctgtcccgactctccgttcaccccccctgacttccgtgtccccccttgaaggtctgtccccatcctgaaagcctgatgccccccccccccaacgtccgatacatccctcaccccgaaggaccgccgactccccaacaatatcgggccaggagggagcccaaatcctcctggccacggcgaccccctaaccccaccccgcactacattacgggcaggagggatcccaggccctcctgccctcgacgcaaacccccccccccccaacgaccgcccccccccaagaacctccgaccgccccccagccgacccgcgatccccctggcgacccccacgacccccccaccccccttccccgtacctttggtagttgggccagaagggagcccaaaccctcctggccacggcgaccccctaaccccaccccgcactacattacgggcaggagggatcccaggccctcctgccctcgacgcaaacccccctcccccccaacgaccgcccccccccaagaacctccgaccgccccccccagccgacccgcgacccccctggcgacccccacgaaccccccaccccccttccccgtacctttggtagttggccggacagacgggagccaaacccgcctgtccggcaggcagccaacgaaggaatgaggccggattggcccatccatcctaaagctccgcctactggtggggcctaaggcgcgtgggccaatcagaataggccctggagccttaggtcccacctgggggcgcggcctgaggcacatggtcgggttgggcccatgtgcctcaggccgcgcccccaggtgggacctaaggctccagggcctattctgattggcccacgcgccttaggccccaccagtaggcggagctttaggatggatgggccaatccggcctcattccttcgttggctgcctgccggacaggcgggtttggctcccgtctgtccggccaactaccaaaggtacggggaaggggggtgggggggtcgtgggggtcgccagggggatcgcgggtcggctggggggcggtcggaggttcttggggggggcggtcgttgggggagaggggggtttgcgtcgagggcaggagggcctgggatccctcctgcccgtaatgtagtgcggggtggggttagggggtcgccgtggccaggagggtttgggctcccttctggcccgatattgtcgggaagtcggcggtccttcggggtggggatgcgagtggtcctgccggggggggggggggggatgtatcggacgtcggggagtcggccgggcaagagggcttgggctccctcttgctccgatcgtggatgcgggtgcgggtgggagcgcgtgcgagcggtcgttcggggtgggggtgcgagcggtcctgctggggggggtgaatcgggcgtcgggcggggtgggaactatgttttaaaacttttgtataccgcgctcacgcatataacgcgcgaggggtatgcgcggtaggtaaaaacgcgtataacgcgcgcgttatatgcgtgaaaatacggtatatgataGTTGAAAGCCTTGATCATGGGACAAGCAGGCAACACCCTATGCATCCCACTAAACTTGTCATCAAACTGCTAATTGTCTAAGGATACATGCCATTTCATATCTGATTCTTAAGCAGCatttcatatttataaaattacaaatacCATCAAACTTTCAATTATTCTGGCCATGCCTACAGAGTAACTATTTCCTTCAAGTTTCTTGAGCCATACATGGCTAGACCTGGATTTTTTTTGTGCCATAAACTGGGAATGGCTTTACGAATagaaattaaaatgaaaaataaaatgccaCCCCTTCTAGCCAAGAAATGGTTTCAATCATATTTACTGTGAAATACAATAGCCTCAGAAAGCAGATCAGGAATCACAACTATGGGCAAATCCAAGTTTTGTCTCAAATATGGACTATGAATAGAAAAACAACAAGAATTCCAATTTGGAGTTTACCTGCTAAGAGAGCACATGCTAATGACAGACCATCAGGTATAATCAGAGCTATGGTGAATGCTGAACCTAAAAAGCTAAGCAAAAGAAAGAGAGCATGCATGCTGCTTCTCAATCAGAGTTGTAtggggacagaaatttcacccctctccaatgactcgtttatatcattttttttcccaCTTAAATGATGTCAATCtgaatagtttatagtttattaaaacttgCTCTACTGCCATGGACTAACTTgtagatctaagcagtttacaatcctaaaacataaaaacaaaaaagcatgAAAAGAAACTACAATGTCTCAGAAGGATAGTGTGTGTCATTCAACCAGAGATCAAGCATTTTAAAACAGAAAGCAGCAGGAGATGGGAAGTAGAGAGAAAGGGTGTAGGGCTCCCTGTAATAGCAGTAGCCACCCTATGTGGGGTTAAACGCTTGGACAAACGGCcaggttgttattgctgttttagAGAGTTTCTGTGATGCCTTAGCACGAATATGTAATGATAAAAGAATTCCAAAAAATTGCAGCTGTAAAGAATGTGAATCATCTGGTCCTCGTACAGTAGCAGCGACAGAAGAGACGGTGGAACAGCTTGAATTTGCACATCTTTCACATCCTACTGTACAGATCTGGTGCCTAGCGATCATCACATCTTTGGTCCACTGAAGGAGACGCTGCGAGGTCGCAGATTCACCtctgatgaagtaaaggaagcggtgctcacctagCTTTGggagcaggaatgcagaagctagttgaatgaaacacaaatgtgtcatcttgcatggggtaTGTCTGTCAAAGCCTCTCTGGgcatgttttgcttttttttttcttgataatCCTATTTTGTTTCCCATTTCTGAATGTAAATCTCTTTGCTCTTACCATTTCTGCTACATTAGAAAAtgagtttattttatttcttccctcTACATGGTTACACAGGTTTGTTGCCCTCTTAAAATTCTCTTTTATTGCTACAGTTCATTTCCACCCTTCTTATTCTCAAttctgaaaaataattttctttgcaTAAAGATTATATACATGGACTTATTTACCATTAACATAAGCTTACCTTGTATATCACAGCTGGGAGAGCAGGATCCCTGCTGTCCCCTCGCCCACCGGGGATCTTCAACAGTGGGTGAGGGGCATCAGGAGCACCACAGAGGCCCTGGAACAATGTGCGTACAGCACTGGACACAATTACTCAAAGGTAAAATACTActgcaaaacaaaaacaaagacaaTACAGAGAGATTAATGATATTGAATGGTCTCCAACAGAAAGGGAACCTCCTCCCCCAATCTTACAAAACCACTTCCTCAGAAATTAACTGTTTACAGTCTAAATTTGAAATACCTTCTATAGCAAAAAGAaatcaagtaaaataaaatgtTAACAATTTGCTGCCAACCATATAGATTTACAGTAGAACCAAGAGtaagaagggaagattaggttcttacctcaatcttcTTTCCAATAAATGGCTACATAGGTTTAGCCTCATACTTGTGGGAAACTTGCAGAAGGCATCAAACAGATTattcagctccacctccttgtGTAACTGGGCAGTGCCCTTCTcgctcagtttgtacaaaagcaatggATAACTTCTAAATAGGAGAAGCAAGGAGGACACGGGGAATTCCAAGACAAAGTCAATGTTATTCTGCTCTGCAATCAAAACAAGTAATTAATGAAATGGAAACATACCATAACCAAGGTGGAAGGTAACAACCCACACAGAAATCCTGAAGAGGACGACAAAATTGAAGCTTGTAACTCTCTCTAATGACATCCAACACCCACTGATCTAAATAAATCTGATTCCAGGCCTCCCAGAACTGCGAGAATCTTCCTCCTATTGGGAAAAGCTCAAGCTGTGGCCTGGCGTCATTGGAACTTCTTAGTGGAGGCTGCTGAGTAGGACCCTGACATCTGTGCTCCTGTAGAGCCTCCAAACCTCTGCTGATCCATGAAAGGGTCTCTGCACAGATGAGCCTGCCGACTGGCAAACTCCTGTAGGCACAAAAGGAACTCTCCTACATGATCctcctggggcacatggcctACTGTCAGGCAATGACTTAGGATGATGGTGTGCGACACTGGCCATAAGATTGTCCAATCCTTTGGCGAAAATCATCTGCCCTTAGAAAGGTAGTCTACTTAAAGTAGCCTTAGATACTGAATCAcctgcccattgtctgatccaaaaCGTTCTGCAGGCAGAAACAGGGTAAGCAAAGACATTGCTCAttactctaaaccaggggtgcccacactttttgggcttgcgagctacttttaaaatgaccaagtcaaaatgatctaccaacaataaaattaaaaaaaaacacaacgcacactgtacgcatagaaaatgttaattatcattcctattccagggtttttcaaagaggtcaaagcagatgactctatgcactatcacctcagtaacaaccatacaaaaatagacaaatatacccccctccctttttactaaaccacgatagcagtttttagagtgcagggagctgcgctgaatgcccagcgctgctctcgacgctcataggctccctgcgctaaaaaactctattgtggtttagtaaaaggggaccttagtgtaaaatatagacagcagatataaattcagacacattttgatcactaaatttaaaataaaatcattttccctaccttgtctggtgatttcatgagtctctggttgcactttcttcttctgactgtgcatacaatctttcttcccttcttttagcctgtatgcttcctctcctccagacctcgttccctcccccaacttttccttcctctctctctgccctttctttctctctgcctccctttctttttttctgtttctcttctttccttctgtctccctgcttgccctttttctttctttctccctgccctccccaagccactgccatcggggaccaggacccaaaccgccaccaataacaggcccgaaagccgatgaCGCCCCAGGCTGTCCCTGCTTCGACCgaccagcattcttctccccgacatcaattctgccgtcgaggagaggaaggctgattggcccaagatcgcgatggacctattggggaaatgctgccgggtcctgccttcgcggaaacagaaagtaggcaggacccggcagcaagaagagcaaatgcttcactaacctgtctcccgccttagcccgtagcgaacgcttgcttcagggctctcaacatgtgcgcgctggtttcccttctctccccccaccccccccggacataacttccggtttcagagggaagagaagggaagccggcacgcacacgttagagccacggagcataagttcgctacgggctaaaatctccaagccgttttttttaatgttcagcagcggcggcagcagcagatgacagctgggcggaccgcccagttaaaaagccctagagagaacactggagaggaaggctgatcggccctgtAGGTCAGGACGGCAAcactccgcgatcgactcgggttgccttcctgagctactggtcgatcgcgatcgacgtgttgggcacccctgctctaaacacaTCGTATAGAGCACTGGCTACATACTCCACCCCCGAAAGCAACACTTGGGGTAAAGTGCCCTCCTCTGCAGCCAGAATCTGACTCAACATATTGTGGCAAGTATACACCAAAAATGAGGCTAAAACCTCAAACTGCCTCTTGAGAATGAGATCCATCCCTCCGAACCTGTGCATCCTTCAAGATCACTCCACCTTCACAAGGAAGTGAAGAAAGCTTAATAACTTGCACTACCAATGATAAATAGCTGCAGAAAATCCATAGCCATCAGCTATAAATTGGACATGGCCCTGGCACCCCTTAAAAGGCCTTCTGGTGCATCTGAATGCTCTGTCAGCATTATGGTGATCTCCAGATGCAAAGGAAAATATGTGGACTGGGTCTTAGAACTATAACACAGAAACTTGAGCTGTGGACTTCTGCATGGGATTGAAATTTAACTCCTGCAGGATAACCGTGAGGACTTTCATTAAATCCGATGGCTTAAAAATCTACAGTGTTGGGTCCTCTCTTTGGTCTAGGGCTGCCACAGACTCCTGGCTACGAGCGCCTGCCTGCGACCCAGACTCATCCCACCCTGTGGAGACACTTTGAGAGAGCAAGGGCATCAAGCCCAACTCCCTGTCATCCCAATCTATCTCACATTGGACCTCTAGATCCTGCAGTAGAATTGAGATTTGTGCAAGGGAACCACCCCGAGCCAGCACCTGGGAAACTCCGGTCGTTGATGTGCCTTTAAAACTTCTGATAAGCTTCAAATATTAAACTCTGTCAAAATCAGAGTCAAAACCCTGCACTGTATCTCGAGAACCTCTGTAGGGCCATATCCTACGAGCTTGCGTTTTGCTGCTGACACCGAGTCACCCTCAGGGAACTCTAGAAGTGATTTCCGACCCAACAACTGAGCTGACTACACCTTCAACCCTTTGGAAAGGGCTAAGCCCAggactcccgcccccccccccctcatgtgccCCGTGACTCAAACACTCCTCAAGGTGTTTTTGAGGCAGATTGAGATGGATTGAAAAATCCTAGATGGCTGCCACACCTGCAATTTTGCACCAAAAATGGCACAGGAGAGCAATACTAAAAGCCAAAATATTTTCAGAAAAGGGGTTTCACTCTCAGGGGACCAAATCACAAGCTGTCCACAATGTTAGTGCAAGCTGGCTAGATAGGGTCCCTAAAAGAAGAATCGCCCCCTCCCCCAGCTATTTATCTCCGATTACACAGTCTGCATCTTCTTCCTGGCTGAGATGTGTCCAGGTATACTGGGGACCTCTTGGGCATGGGAAAGCCTTCGCAGAATTGGATAAAAGACCCGAAATAAAccagatgcagagagaagacgctTTCTCAATCCacttgcaaaaaaaaagaaaccgaGGGAGAAGAGCATTGTCCAGTGACacaaggaggtggagctgaagaaTCTGTTCGATGCCTTCTGCATGTTTCCTGCAAATATGGGGATAAAACCTATGGTCCAGACTACTGTACCCTTTGCACTGGGAATAGAGttaaagaaagggaaggagacagatatcaCAGATTTTAAATGTAATGACAAATCAGAATGCATAATCCTGGTTCTGAAATGCTCCATGCAGAATACCCATGATAAATTAAGTATACATCCACTGGTACAGATACAAATTCTTTGATCAAGTGCTCACCCTGATAGTCATGCCAAGAGTTGTTATATGTAATAACTCTTGGGATTCTACTACAATGAGTCAAAACTCTGACACAGCTTCAATGCCATGTGGTTAAAACTCAAAGCAGCATCTCAACTGATAATCACAAAGTTGAAGGAATAGATACCTCAGCTATTACAAtcaggttagggttaccatatttaatgaCGTGAAAACATAGACGCATGGCTCTGccccgttctgcctccagccccaccccattctgtctctagccccgcccccaaaaaGCCTCATCTCTTTTTTAACAACTCTCAGGCTGCATCTGAAGAGCCTCCAACATGCGCGGATTCATGCGACGTTATCCacacatgcttgttgaaggccctccagacacagttGGAGTtcgggactttccaaaacctggataaaCTGATAGGAAATAAGCCTCTCTGAATCCTGAGGAAATGTTGTtagcctctctctctttttttttctattcattttcttCCTCTCACCCCCTGCCTGAGTAGCTAGAATTCAGTAGAGGAGAGAGAACATACTGCCCTTGCACTTTGCATTTTTTCATTTCCTCTATGGGGCTGATGCAATAAACTACACTATAGTATGGCATTTTCCTGCCAAATTTTCTCCAAGCTAATCTTAATCCTGATGTAGTAAGAATCTTATAGTGTGGAAAAACCTGGAGCAAAATCACTGTAATAAAGGATAGCAAGTTGGGCTTCAAAACTGCCAAATTGAAATTGTACttcatgtaaaataaaaaaacaacaaacaaacccacaacaacaaacaaacccaacaacAACTACCTGCACTTTTTTTCTTGGCTTCCTTTGTAGCACTGAATCTCAGGGATTGATTACACTGTATTCTAGTCTGGAAGCAAAGGGAGATCTGAACCAAAGCTCAGCTAGAGTACCCAGATTAAAGATCTTCAGTAGTCCACGTGGGCCCCAGAGATCCCTGCTGAATGGGCATTAATCCTGCCTCCCAACCCACTCCTACTTCTCCCATAATCTGCCTGCAAAATGGAAGCTCCTGACCCCTAGCAGTATATTTTGATGTACAGGATCAGCCTGCCAAAGTAAGGTGCTCCTTTGATAGGCTGATTCCCTAGTGGTGTAGTCCAATGTAAGAAATCAGGTGCCAACATTTTTGAAGATCTTCTAATTATATGGCAAACACCTTAATAGTAGACTTCTACCAGTCCCAAATGTTTGTATTACAAATCAATAGACCGGATCATATAGGTTAGTAGCTTTTATGGgttagcctcagccccaccactccaccgctgtactaTCTCATGACCGCGGGAAGATTTATATGGCACTTCATCACTGGCTGTCCATGTTTATATTTTCAtactcaatattttatattattttttgtgtttttagttttaaaaaatatactctatgtttataatttTCCATCAATAGTAGTATATGCACTTAGCTTATATCAGCCActgcctgggagtctgacccgacatgctAGGTATGCACAGTTCTGGATTAAAACTGAGGGATTAAACCACAGTGCTGCCAACCACACAAAAGCAAGAGTCTTGAGGCAACATAGTCCTAGCAGACAGCAGGATTCAAAAATatcagaagtgaccagtggagtaccgcagggctcagtcttaggcccgctccttttcaacatattcataggggacctaactcaggggctttaaggtaagataacgttatttgctgacgacgccaaactatgcaatatagtgagagacggcaattcaccggaagtggaaagacagtggtctaagctgaaaggagcgataaaaatggctacggacctttatgtgaagaaaatcaataaaaacaagagaaaaaggaagccgatatggttctccaaactagtggctgagaaaataaaggcgaaagagttggcgttcatgaaatataaaaaaaaccaagaagaggagagcagaaaggactacagggtgaaactgaaagaagccaagagagagatacgtttggcgaaggcacaggcggaagaacaaatggctaaaaatgtaaaaaagggagataaaatttttttcagatatattagtgaaaggaggaagataaaaaatggaattgctaggctaaaagatgctgggaacaaatatgtggagagtgatgaggagaaagcaaatgtgctaaacaaatacttctgttctgtgttcacagaagaaaatcctggagaaggaccgagattgtctggcaaagttacacgagaaaatggagtagattctgcgccgttcacggaggagggtgtttatgagcaacttgaaaaactgaaggtggacaaagcgatgggaccagacgggatccatcccaggatactaagggagctcagagaggttctggcgagtcctattaaagacttgttcaacaaatctctggagacgggagtgattcctggggattggaggagagcggatgtggtccctattcataaaagtggtcacagggatgaagcaggaaactacaggccggtgagcctcacttcagttgttggaaaaataatgcaagtgttgctgaaagaaaggatagtgtatttccttgaatctaatgggttacaggatccgaggcaacatggctttacaaaaggtaaatcgtgccaaacgaaccggattgaattttttgattgggtgaccagagagctggatcgaggacatatgctagatgtaatttacttggatttcagcaaagcctttgatacagttcctcataggaggctgttgaacaaacttgaagggctgaagttaggacccaaagtggtgaactgggtcagaaactggctgtcggacagacgccagagggtggtggttaatggaagtcgctcgaaggaaggaaaggtgactagtggagtccctcagggttcggtcctggggccaatcctgttcaatatgtatgtaagtgacattgctgaagggttagaaggaaaagtgtgcctttttgcagatggtaccaagatttgtaacagagtagacaccgaagagggagtggaaaatatgaaaaaggatctgcaaaagttagaggaatggtctaatgcctggcaactaaaattcaatgcaaagaaatgcagagtaatgcatttggggattaataataggaaggaaccgtatatgctgggaggagagaagctgatatgcacggacggggagagggaccttggggtgatagtgtccgaagatctaaaggcgaaaaaaacagtgtgacaaggcagtggctgctgccagaaggattctgggctgtataaagagaggcgtagtcagtagaaggaagaagatgcatatctccttgagagaggcatataaagatatggttggctataaaataagccaggtgaatacctagcagggcctccgcgtgtgcggatcgccggacttgatggaccgaaggtctgatccggagatggcgcttcttatgttcttatgttcttatgacccagagcacaaagaagagagaaagtagacagtaggaaagaaacaaatgttggatatggcagtggaaggtagaaaaaaataattttctattttgtgattataatatgtcatatttgaaatatatatcctgccagagctggtgttcgaCAGCGAGTATGAGCTGGgaccagagagaggaaaagtgttttttaaaatttattttgttcACACCACAGCGCTGGCATGGGATTGGAGAGGACAAATGGGGGTAAGATGGGTGAAaatgctacaaaataaacccgccagtatgtggggaag is part of the Geotrypetes seraphini chromosome 14, aGeoSer1.1, whole genome shotgun sequence genome and encodes:
- the OAZ2 gene encoding ornithine decarboxylase antizyme 2 encodes the protein MSPEGVSDMPDGQISKEQNNIDFVLEFPVSSLLLLFRSYPLLLYKLSEKGTAQLHKEVELNNLFDAFCKFPTIIVSSAVRTLFQGLCGAPDAPHPLLKIPGGRGDSRDPALPAVIYKDEKLTVTQDLQVHDGKPHLIHFHYKVTDVKVSSWEAVLSNQSLFVEIPDGLLADGSKEGLLALLEFAEEKMKVGYVFICFRKSREDKGPLLKTFSFLGFEIVRPGHPSVPSRPDVMFMVYTLDQNSSDEE